In Juglans microcarpa x Juglans regia isolate MS1-56 chromosome 8D, Jm3101_v1.0, whole genome shotgun sequence, the following are encoded in one genomic region:
- the LOC121242583 gene encoding UPF0481 protein At3g47200-like: protein MAGESTSFDGQEHGGKRLSEKIVGMIENLDLLPASSHKHCCIYKVSDHIRKSNEEAYTPQVISIGPFHRNKSRKLQKMEDFKLRYLKSFTDRAETKLEDIVSTIKGAEESVRECYSETIPLGSDEFVEMILVDASFIIEYFWRNKTKGNWTDYDQEILKPWLCNRMQMDLILLENQLPFFIIEIIYDIAFPSRSKEGHPFIELSFCQFEYYNVQNFRHSESEKIFHFTDLVRNFCMPPPERRPQRGYRNMREMYSAAQLDKVGLKFKKRESSNINWSPLELELKYADGVLEIPPFQLDSSTEIYARNLVAFEECHYRSDAYITDYYILLSMLIKTVKDIDVLVREQIIHNWLDGVVATSMINKLSGEKLFYFQMNSDYHGMAEKLNKFYNNQSKPIITFRRVLFRSPLTGATTISASVMLILTFVQCVCYLLSLKSVF from the coding sequence ATGGCAGGAGAATCAACAAGTTTTGATGGTCAGGAACATGGTGGTAAAAGATTGTCTGAGAAAATCGTAGGTATGATAGAAAACTTAGATCTACTCCCAGCATCATCTCATAAACATTGCTGTATCTACAAGGTTTCAGATCACATTCGCAAATCGAACGAAGAAGCTTATACTCCTCAGGTAATATCAATAGGGCCTTTTCATCGTAATAAGAGCCGAAAGTTGCAAAAGATGGAAGACTTTAAATTGAGATATCTCAAGAGTTTCACAGACCGAGCCGAAACAAAGTTGGAAGATATAGTGAGCACTATAAAAGGTGCGGAAGAAAGTGTTCGGGAATGTTATTCGGAGACTATACCACTTGGAAGTGATGAATTTGTGGAAATGATCCTGGTTGATGCGAGCTTCATTATCGAGTATTTCTGGAGAAACAAGACGAAAGGGAACTGGACCGACTACGACCAAGAAATATTAAAGCCGTGGTTGTGCAATAGGATGCAGATGGACTTGATATTACTTGAAAATCAGcttcctttctttattattGAAATAATATATGACATTGCATTTCCATCTCGCTCAAAAGAAGGCCACCCCTTCATTGAGCTTAGCTTTTGTCAGTTTGAATATTACAACGTTCAAAATTTTCGTCATTCCGAGTCGGAAAAAATATTTCACTTCACTGACTTGGTTAGAAACTTTTGCATGCCTCCTCCCGAAAGGCGACCGCAAAGAGGTTATCGAAATATGAGGGAAATGTACAGTGCAGCCCAGCTGGATAAGGTAGGATTGAAGTTTAAGAAGAGAGAATCAAGCAATATTAATTGGTCACCTcttgaacttgaactaaaaTATGCAGACGGAGTGCTGGAAATCCCACCCTTTCAGTTAGACAGTAGCACGGAGATTTATGCTCGGAACCTCGTCGCCTTTGAGGAATGTCACTATCGTTCAGATGCATATATTACTGATTACTATATCCTGTTAAGTATGCTTATCAAAACAGTCAAAGATATAGATGTACTTGTACGAGAGCAGATCATCCATAATTGGCTGGATGGCGTCGTGGCTACTTCAATGATCAACAAGCTGTCCGGCGAAAAACTTTTCTATTTCCAAATGAACTCTGATTATCACGGGATGGCTGAAAAGTTGAACAAATTCTATAATAATCAGTCAAAGCCGATCATCACCTTCAGACGTGTTTTATTTCGCTCGCCTTTGACCGGTGCTACTACCATATCCGCTTCTGTTATGTTGATTCTCACTTTCGTGCAATGTGTATGCTATCTCCTATCGCTGAAGTCGGTCTTTTAA